In the Synechococcus sp. Nb3U1 genome, one interval contains:
- the btpA gene encoding photosystem I biogenesis protein BtpA: MNLLQHLFKTAHPVIGVVHLLPLPTSPRWGGDLEWVIAQAEQAATALAAGGVDGIIVENFYDAPFAKDQVDAAVVSAMTVVVQRLKTLVSLPLGINVLRNDGHSALAIAACVGAQFIRVNVLSGVMATDQGIIEGDAHRLMRYRRELGADIKIFADVLVKHAQPLGPVGLTAAISDTVERGLADAIILSGWATGNPPIFEELELARTVAPHVPLLIGSGATAENIGSLIRQADGVIVASSLKRSSRSVSIPAGYKDSVPLTRADPFPLIDPIRVREFVEALHLGIRERVSNHSYMATPSSG, translated from the coding sequence GTGAACTTGCTGCAACATCTTTTCAAAACTGCCCATCCAGTCATCGGGGTGGTTCATCTGTTGCCGCTACCGACATCCCCCCGTTGGGGAGGCGACTTGGAGTGGGTGATCGCCCAAGCGGAACAGGCCGCCACGGCTCTGGCGGCGGGGGGGGTAGACGGGATCATCGTCGAGAACTTTTACGATGCCCCCTTTGCCAAGGATCAGGTGGACGCGGCGGTGGTGAGCGCCATGACGGTCGTTGTCCAACGGCTGAAAACGCTGGTCTCTCTGCCCCTCGGGATCAACGTCTTGCGCAACGATGGTCACAGTGCTCTGGCCATTGCCGCTTGTGTAGGGGCGCAGTTTATTCGGGTGAATGTGCTCTCGGGGGTGATGGCCACCGACCAAGGCATCATCGAGGGGGATGCCCACCGCCTGATGCGCTACCGTCGTGAGCTGGGGGCCGACATCAAAATTTTTGCTGATGTGCTGGTGAAACATGCCCAGCCCCTAGGTCCCGTGGGCCTCACCGCCGCCATTAGCGACACCGTCGAGCGCGGCTTAGCCGATGCCATCATCCTCTCCGGCTGGGCTACGGGTAACCCACCCATTTTTGAGGAACTGGAGCTGGCCCGCACCGTTGCCCCCCATGTACCTTTGTTGATCGGCTCCGGAGCCACTGCAGAGAATATTGGCAGCTTGATTCGGCAGGCGGATGGGGTGATTGTGGCTAGCTCCCTCAAACGATCTTCTCGTTCCGTGAGTATTCCAGCAGGGTATAAGGACTCCGTCCCGCTCACGCGAGCGGATCCCTTTCCCCTCATTGACCCGATTCGGGTCAGGGAGTTTGTAGAAGCGTTACACCTCGGGATCCGTGAGCGGGTTTCCAATCACTCCTACATGGCTACTCCCAGTTCCGGGTAA
- a CDS encoding vitamin K epoxide reductase family protein, which yields MAYYLKTQEEPWLHRHSRTILAVLAGLGSLLTAYLTFSKLTEQPAAFCTGDGGCDLVLSSRWAEFLGIPTAAVGLLGFLGVLGLALIPDGIPVVKQWRWPALFGLVSAMTAFEMYMLYLMVAVLRQFCMYCTAAIVLVAGLWLVTVLGHRWLDWGKMSFGYILVSVLTLITTIGVYANQVPPPSPFALGLAAHLRETGGTMYGAYWCPHCQDQKDLFGAAFAEVPYVECSPNGPGTPQAQECTEAGVSSYPTWVINGRTYTGVRSLESLAVASGYQFHPGE from the coding sequence ATGGCCTACTATCTCAAAACCCAAGAAGAGCCCTGGCTACACCGTCATTCCCGCACAATTTTGGCGGTTTTGGCCGGGTTGGGATCCCTGTTAACGGCTTATCTCACCTTCAGCAAACTGACGGAGCAACCTGCGGCCTTCTGTACCGGCGATGGCGGCTGTGATCTGGTGCTCTCCAGCCGTTGGGCGGAGTTTCTCGGGATCCCGACGGCGGCGGTTGGTCTGTTGGGTTTCTTGGGGGTTTTGGGGTTGGCCCTGATTCCGGATGGGATCCCAGTGGTGAAGCAATGGCGTTGGCCAGCTTTGTTTGGCTTGGTTTCCGCCATGACCGCCTTTGAAATGTATATGCTCTACCTGATGGTGGCGGTGCTGCGGCAGTTTTGTATGTACTGCACGGCGGCGATTGTTTTGGTGGCGGGGCTGTGGTTGGTGACGGTGTTGGGCCACCGCTGGTTAGATTGGGGCAAGATGAGCTTCGGCTACATCCTGGTGAGCGTATTGACCTTGATCACCACCATTGGCGTGTATGCCAACCAAGTGCCCCCGCCCAGCCCATTTGCGCTAGGGTTGGCGGCCCACCTGCGGGAGACAGGCGGCACCATGTACGGTGCTTACTGGTGCCCCCACTGCCAGGATCAAAAGGATTTGTTTGGGGCGGCTTTTGCGGAGGTGCCCTATGTGGAGTGCTCCCCCAATGGCCCCGGTACCCCGCAGGCGCAGGAGTGTACCGAAGCGGGGGTGAGTAGCTATCCTACCTGGGTGATCAATGGTCGCACCTACACGGGCGTGCGCTCCTTGGAGTCGCTGGCGGTGGCCTCAGGCTATCAGTTCCATCCCGGAGAATAA
- a CDS encoding DUF2103 domain-containing protein: MSEPSGRLVWNHSTHISGLIPVLEGLIQQAGIKTVTPGALSHSRGRIPQLQLRVSVPIRGGYKLVARKGTSVQEVFVVTELSQPELETVLLRCLG; this comes from the coding sequence ATGTCTGAGCCTTCCGGTCGCCTGGTTTGGAATCATTCCACCCATATTTCTGGTCTGATCCCCGTGTTGGAGGGTTTGATCCAGCAAGCGGGCATTAAAACCGTTACCCCAGGCGCTTTGTCCCACAGTCGGGGGCGGATCCCGCAGTTGCAGTTGCGCGTTTCGGTGCCGATCCGAGGTGGATACAAGCTGGTTGCCCGCAAAGGAACCAGTGTGCAGGAGGTGTTTGTGGTCACGGAACTGAGCCAGCCTGAGCTAGAGACAGTGCTCCTCCGCTGCCTTGGGTAA
- a CDS encoding diguanylate cyclase — translation MLSNDPHPHLPAQAPEGSEPLDGGGSSGYVFTQAPRILVVDDDAASRNYISEVLRSSDYQVETRESGKLALEYIQSLEEGQLPNVIICDWVMPDLSGVDFCRRLKGSANGQFVYFILLTARSEIKDRVRGLDAGADEFIAKPVNPDELKARVRAGLRLQRLTQALAQANRQLQARNNLLESLSLTDPLTGVLNRRALDQALPHLLKQVGPRFGEARYRYLCLLMMDVDHFKQVNDTYGHYIGDCVLQAIAGRLQNQLRPSSLIYRYGGEEFVCITPGLNPSRSYRYADFLRRVISNHPIAVSPKRSLPITITIGGVVITEDHHLEPEVALQQADEALYQAKQAGRNRVHILTPPLDANP, via the coding sequence ATGCTATCCAACGACCCACATCCACATCTGCCCGCCCAAGCTCCCGAGGGGAGCGAGCCCTTGGATGGGGGGGGATCTTCAGGCTATGTCTTCACGCAGGCTCCCCGCATTTTGGTGGTGGATGACGATGCGGCCAGCCGTAACTACATTAGTGAAGTATTGCGAAGTTCTGATTACCAGGTCGAAACCCGAGAAAGTGGAAAATTGGCCCTGGAGTACATACAAAGCCTGGAAGAAGGACAACTGCCGAATGTGATCATCTGTGATTGGGTGATGCCGGATCTGTCGGGGGTGGATTTCTGTCGCCGCCTGAAGGGATCCGCCAACGGCCAGTTTGTTTACTTCATTTTGCTGACGGCGCGTTCTGAGATTAAGGATCGGGTGCGGGGGTTGGATGCGGGGGCGGATGAATTTATTGCCAAACCGGTTAACCCAGATGAGCTAAAAGCGCGGGTACGGGCAGGTCTACGGCTGCAACGGCTCACCCAGGCGCTGGCCCAAGCCAATCGGCAACTGCAAGCCCGCAACAATCTGCTGGAGTCCCTCTCTCTGACGGATCCCTTGACGGGGGTGTTGAATCGACGTGCCCTCGATCAGGCGCTGCCCCATTTGCTCAAACAGGTGGGGCCCCGGTTTGGGGAAGCCCGTTACCGCTATCTTTGCCTGCTGATGATGGATGTGGATCACTTCAAGCAGGTGAACGATACCTACGGCCACTACATCGGTGACTGTGTGCTGCAAGCGATTGCCGGTCGGCTGCAAAACCAACTGCGACCCTCCAGCCTGATCTACCGCTATGGGGGCGAAGAGTTTGTCTGTATTACCCCCGGGCTCAATCCCTCCCGCAGCTACCGCTATGCCGACTTTTTGCGACGGGTGATCAGCAACCACCCGATCGCCGTTTCCCCAAAACGCAGCTTACCCATCACCATTACCATTGGCGGGGTCGTGATCACTGAAGATCACCATCTAGAGCCAGAAGTCGCTCTGCAACAGGCGGATGAGGCCCTCTATCAAGCCAAGCAAGCGGGGCGGAACCGGGTGCACATCCTCACCCCACCCTTGGACGCAAACCCCTAA
- a CDS encoding ABC transporter substrate-binding protein, with the protein MSRVSKLTRRAFAAAAALTAAALTTTLFPSAAQQAVKIGALMPLTGDLQVFGENCLNGVKLAIEQINAAGGILGAPAELVVADDQTAAQPAIDGAQRLATVERVAGIIGALGSGNTIPVATTVSAPNRIPQISPASTAPAISTLDDDDFLFRTVPSDAYQGVALAQVTRQENLERLAIIFINNDYGQGLSDSFTEAFEARGGIITNAVSYEPGQASYRGELSQLTNGDPEALVLIGYPENGVVILRQALEEGLFDRFVFTDGMRSPDVATQVGADLLEGSIGVSPQALTDSKTYQFFAESYKAAYGELPPTPYIDTSYDAAFVLALAIQKAGSTDGVAIRDALREVANPPGTEILAGEWEKAVDLISKGEDIFYTGASGSINFDENGDVAGTFARWTFQGGTVVDLEVFEPES; encoded by the coding sequence ATGTCCCGTGTGAGTAAACTGACTCGGCGTGCTTTCGCCGCTGCCGCCGCCCTTACTGCTGCTGCCCTCACCACCACTCTGTTTCCCAGCGCCGCTCAACAGGCGGTCAAGATTGGGGCCTTGATGCCCCTAACCGGTGACCTGCAGGTTTTCGGTGAAAATTGCCTGAATGGTGTGAAACTGGCCATCGAGCAGATCAACGCCGCCGGAGGGATCCTGGGGGCTCCCGCAGAACTGGTGGTAGCAGACGATCAAACCGCCGCTCAACCGGCCATTGATGGGGCTCAGCGCCTAGCGACCGTTGAGCGTGTGGCTGGGATCATTGGTGCTTTGGGAAGTGGCAATACGATCCCGGTGGCTACCACTGTTTCGGCCCCCAATCGGATCCCGCAAATTTCTCCAGCGTCCACGGCTCCCGCCATCAGCACCCTCGACGACGACGACTTCCTGTTCCGTACCGTTCCTTCTGATGCCTATCAAGGGGTAGCACTGGCCCAGGTAACCCGACAGGAGAATCTGGAACGGCTGGCGATCATCTTCATCAACAACGACTATGGCCAGGGGCTTTCCGACAGTTTTACTGAAGCCTTTGAAGCGCGTGGCGGAATCATCACCAATGCCGTCTCCTACGAACCCGGCCAAGCCTCTTATCGGGGCGAGCTCTCGCAACTCACCAATGGGGATCCCGAGGCGCTGGTACTGATTGGTTACCCGGAAAATGGTGTGGTCATTTTGCGGCAAGCCCTGGAAGAAGGGCTGTTTGACCGGTTCGTCTTCACCGATGGAATGCGCTCTCCCGATGTGGCTACCCAAGTGGGGGCAGATCTGTTGGAAGGATCCATCGGCGTTTCTCCGCAAGCCCTTACCGATAGCAAAACCTACCAGTTCTTTGCCGAATCCTATAAAGCAGCCTACGGAGAACTGCCCCCTACTCCCTACATCGACACCTCCTATGATGCTGCCTTCGTGCTGGCTCTAGCCATCCAAAAAGCCGGTAGCACCGATGGAGTTGCCATTCGAGATGCTCTGCGGGAGGTGGCTAACCCCCCCGGCACCGAGATTCTCGCTGGTGAATGGGAAAAAGCTGTCGATCTCATCAGCAAAGGGGAAGACATTTTCTACACGGGTGCTTCTGGGTCAATCAACTTCGACGAGAATGGTGATGTGGCCGGTACCTTCGCCCGCTGGACCTTCCAAGGGGGCACTGTGGTGGATTTGGAGGTGTTTGAGCCGGAGAGCTAA
- the mutL gene encoding DNA mismatch repair endonuclease MutL: MLKIQPLTPERIAQMAAGEVIDSLAAALRELLENALDAQASRIQVELWLQRWQIRVGDNGEGIPASELEQVARRHTSSKLSHPSLGFRGEALHSLAQLGSLTIQTRHGVDPHGWRATYNRDGELLHQQPAATALGTVVTVTNLFGEWPLRRQELPQTRPILTLLQNVALAHPAVSWQVHQDRRLLLSLWPGKTLQDILLQLLPQLDPSDLRYLSIQQQEADWEILLGLPDRLHRPRPDWIRLAVNGRFVQFPELQRVIQSVFHHTLPRHRHPLAVVHLRLPPEQVDWNRHPAKSELYVHELATRQEQLRHYLHSLLSPGSGQASRRSVHLIRASEAKQTYRISPNPAQNPSTQPALTGSLPPLKALAQLHHIYILTEHPQGLWLVEQHLAHERVRYEQLQQHWQLVEPNFPLTLEGLSPQALQQLEHLGLEPEPFGPHIHVLRRIPLALLQEDPQGIQGSLLELSRCEDLPSAQVAVACRGALRNGIPLTLEQMQRLLDAWQRTLNPHTCPHGRPVYLALAETDLARYFRRRWSICDRPGAGQGAGSLLELDSLGDRFATQVRQTTDASALRPKDGIKPSPL, translated from the coding sequence ATGCTCAAAATCCAGCCTCTCACCCCCGAACGGATCGCCCAAATGGCGGCAGGAGAGGTGATTGATTCTCTGGCGGCCGCTCTGCGGGAATTGCTGGAAAATGCTCTCGATGCCCAGGCGAGTCGCATTCAGGTGGAGCTTTGGCTGCAGCGCTGGCAAATTCGGGTGGGGGATAACGGCGAAGGGATCCCAGCCTCAGAACTGGAGCAGGTGGCGCGACGACACACCAGCAGCAAACTGAGCCACCCCAGCCTGGGATTCCGGGGGGAAGCCCTGCACAGCTTGGCCCAGTTGGGATCCCTGACCATCCAAACCCGTCACGGCGTCGATCCGCATGGGTGGCGGGCCACCTACAACCGCGACGGGGAATTGCTCCACCAGCAACCGGCAGCCACAGCCCTGGGTACTGTGGTTACCGTCACCAATCTCTTTGGAGAGTGGCCTTTGCGCCGTCAGGAATTGCCCCAAACTCGCCCGATCCTGACGCTGCTGCAGAATGTTGCTTTGGCTCATCCTGCGGTCAGTTGGCAGGTTCACCAAGATAGGCGCTTGCTCCTCAGCCTTTGGCCAGGGAAAACCTTACAAGACATCCTTTTGCAACTGTTGCCGCAACTGGATCCCTCCGATTTGCGCTATTTGTCTATCCAGCAGCAAGAGGCCGACTGGGAAATTCTCTTGGGTTTGCCGGATCGACTGCATCGTCCCCGACCTGATTGGATTCGGCTAGCGGTGAATGGGCGCTTTGTGCAGTTCCCCGAGTTGCAGCGGGTGATTCAGTCGGTTTTTCACCATACCCTGCCCCGCCACCGACATCCCCTGGCTGTGGTGCATCTGCGCCTGCCCCCTGAGCAGGTGGATTGGAATCGTCATCCCGCCAAGAGTGAGCTGTATGTGCATGAACTGGCCACCCGACAGGAGCAACTGCGCCACTATCTGCACTCTCTCCTCAGCCCGGGATCTGGCCAAGCTAGCCGCCGCTCCGTACACCTGATTCGCGCCAGTGAGGCCAAACAGACTTACCGGATCTCACCCAACCCAGCCCAGAACCCATCTACCCAACCTGCTTTGACGGGATCCCTGCCCCCCCTCAAAGCCCTGGCTCAATTGCACCACATCTATATCCTGACGGAGCATCCCCAGGGGCTGTGGTTGGTGGAGCAACACCTGGCCCATGAGCGGGTTCGCTACGAGCAATTGCAACAGCACTGGCAGCTGGTCGAACCGAATTTTCCCCTGACTCTGGAGGGACTCTCGCCACAAGCGCTGCAACAGCTAGAACATTTGGGGTTAGAGCCAGAGCCCTTTGGCCCCCATATCCATGTGTTGCGACGGATTCCCCTGGCTTTACTTCAAGAAGATCCTCAGGGCATTCAGGGATCCCTCCTCGAACTCAGTCGCTGTGAAGATTTACCCTCAGCCCAGGTGGCGGTAGCCTGTCGAGGTGCTCTCCGCAATGGGATCCCTCTGACCCTGGAGCAGATGCAACGGTTGCTGGACGCTTGGCAGCGCACCCTCAACCCCCATACCTGTCCTCATGGCCGCCCGGTTTATCTGGCCCTGGCAGAAACCGATCTGGCCCGTTACTTCCGTCGTCGCTGGAGCATCTGCGACCGGCCTGGGGCGGGTCAGGGGGCGGGATCCCTGTTGGAACTGGATTCCCTTGGGGATAGATTTGCCACACAAGTCCGCCAGACAACGGATGCTTCTGCGCTCAGGCCGAAGGACGGGATTAAGCCATCCCCACTATAA
- a CDS encoding quinone-dependent dihydroorotate dehydrogenase: MNLYRDVLRPLLFSGFRADPETLKVQLLQALHWMGTTHATGVLAGLERLFCYEDPVLQVKLWGLTFPNPIGLAAGFDKDGLGLAAWPSLGFGFVEVGTVTAQAQPGNPKPRLFQLPQDQAGLNHMGFNNQGAAALAKRLRQLPQHRIPIGVNLGKSKVTPLQEAATDYLTSFRLLKELGDYFVVNVSSPNTPGLRSLQATEQLEPILVAVQQENQGQKPLLVKIAPDLDWPEIDGILELAQTHQLAGIVATNTTLRRNHLQTRFLPGRGIPITEEAGGISGAPLRARSTEVIRYIHQATQGKLPIIGVGGIFTLADALEKLEAGASLLQVYTGWVYEGPGMVKRLLQGISAHRKAPIRAAADP, translated from the coding sequence GTGAATCTGTATCGAGATGTGCTGCGGCCCCTTCTCTTCTCTGGCTTCAGGGCGGATCCCGAAACCCTGAAGGTTCAGCTGTTGCAAGCTCTGCACTGGATGGGGACAACCCACGCCACCGGCGTTCTGGCTGGGTTAGAGCGCTTGTTTTGTTATGAGGATCCCGTCCTACAGGTCAAGCTATGGGGCCTCACCTTTCCCAATCCCATTGGGTTGGCAGCCGGTTTTGACAAAGATGGTCTTGGGCTAGCAGCCTGGCCCAGTTTGGGGTTTGGCTTTGTGGAAGTGGGCACTGTAACTGCTCAGGCACAACCAGGCAACCCCAAACCACGCCTGTTTCAACTGCCGCAAGATCAAGCGGGGCTCAATCACATGGGCTTTAACAACCAGGGAGCTGCCGCCCTAGCCAAACGGTTGCGGCAGTTGCCGCAGCATCGGATCCCGATCGGGGTGAACCTGGGCAAATCGAAAGTCACCCCACTGCAAGAAGCGGCCACGGACTATTTGACCAGTTTCCGCCTACTCAAGGAACTGGGGGACTATTTTGTGGTCAACGTCAGCTCCCCCAATACACCAGGGTTGCGTTCTTTACAAGCCACCGAACAACTGGAGCCGATCCTGGTGGCTGTGCAGCAGGAGAACCAAGGGCAGAAACCCCTCTTGGTCAAGATTGCCCCTGATTTGGATTGGCCAGAAATTGACGGGATCCTGGAATTGGCCCAAACCCACCAACTGGCCGGGATTGTTGCCACCAACACCACCCTACGGCGGAACCATCTGCAAACCCGTTTCCTACCCGGCAGAGGGATCCCGATTACCGAAGAAGCGGGCGGGATCAGCGGTGCACCCCTGCGCGCCCGTTCCACCGAGGTGATTCGCTATATTCACCAAGCCACGCAAGGGAAACTACCCATCATCGGTGTGGGGGGCATTTTTACCCTGGCGGATGCTCTGGAGAAACTGGAAGCCGGAGCCAGTTTGCTGCAGGTGTACACGGGCTGGGTTTACGAAGGGCCGGGCATGGTCAAACGACTGCTGCAGGGAATCTCCGCCCACCGAAAGGCCCCCATACGTGCTGCTGCAGACCCATAA
- a CDS encoding TIGR03279 family radical SAM protein: MSRANLKPARISAVLPGSLAETMGIQPGDALVSINGERPRDLIDYRFLIAEEDLELEILDTSGILHRVELEKEIDEDLGLEFETALFDGLIQCTNACSFCFIDQQPPEMRATLHLKDDDYRLSFLYGSYLTLTNLPAAEWDRIARMRLSPLYVSVHATEPELRSRLLKNPRAGQILEQLTWFREHRLQLHAQVVVCPGWNDAEHLNRTLLDLAAFHLPQDGIPTVLSAAVVPVGLTRFRPPDDEIVPVDAAKAQEVIRQVEGLQAQFRQELGSTFAWLADEWYLLAGWEFPPAEHYEDYPQLGNGVGSLRLFLSQFEQVSLPAGLASPLKGLWLVGNAVGQAFQPIVQRMNRIPNLRLTLLPIASQFWGQTLTVTGLLTGQDVLRALRSVPDLADYDVLLLPQVTLKDGERFLDDLTWQALQTQVGIPVVQVEGGPAGLVQAVQQVVGQPQIQEKVL; the protein is encoded by the coding sequence ATGTCTCGTGCCAACCTCAAACCCGCCCGCATCAGCGCTGTTCTGCCCGGATCCCTGGCCGAAACGATGGGGATCCAACCTGGAGATGCTCTGGTCAGCATCAACGGAGAACGCCCCCGAGATTTGATCGACTATCGCTTTTTGATTGCTGAAGAAGACCTGGAGTTGGAGATTTTGGATACGAGCGGGATCCTGCACCGAGTGGAGCTAGAAAAAGAGATTGACGAGGATCTGGGTCTGGAATTCGAGACCGCCCTGTTCGATGGGTTGATCCAATGCACCAACGCCTGCTCCTTTTGCTTTATCGACCAACAGCCCCCCGAGATGCGGGCCACCCTGCACCTCAAGGATGATGACTACCGCCTCAGCTTTCTCTACGGCAGTTATCTCACCCTGACCAATCTGCCCGCCGCCGAATGGGATCGCATCGCCCGTATGCGCCTTTCCCCGTTGTATGTATCGGTACATGCCACAGAGCCGGAGTTGCGCAGCCGATTGCTGAAAAACCCGCGAGCAGGGCAGATTCTAGAACAGTTGACCTGGTTTCGAGAGCATCGCCTGCAACTGCACGCGCAAGTGGTCGTCTGCCCTGGCTGGAACGATGCCGAGCACCTAAACCGAACCCTCCTAGATTTGGCGGCTTTTCACCTCCCTCAGGATGGGATCCCCACTGTGCTCTCGGCAGCCGTAGTCCCCGTGGGTTTAACCCGCTTTCGCCCCCCCGATGACGAGATAGTGCCTGTGGATGCGGCCAAGGCTCAAGAAGTGATTCGGCAAGTCGAGGGATTGCAGGCTCAGTTTCGGCAGGAATTGGGATCCACGTTTGCTTGGTTAGCAGATGAGTGGTACCTGCTGGCAGGCTGGGAATTTCCCCCCGCAGAGCACTACGAAGATTACCCGCAACTGGGCAATGGGGTGGGATCCCTGCGCTTGTTTTTGAGCCAGTTTGAGCAGGTGAGTTTACCGGCTGGGTTGGCATCCCCCCTAAAGGGCCTGTGGTTGGTGGGCAATGCTGTAGGGCAAGCCTTTCAGCCGATCGTGCAGCGCATGAATAGGATCCCCAATTTGCGGCTCACCCTGCTGCCCATTGCCAGCCAGTTTTGGGGGCAAACCCTGACGGTTACCGGGCTACTGACGGGGCAAGATGTGCTGCGTGCCCTGCGCTCTGTCCCCGATTTGGCGGACTATGATGTGCTGCTGCTGCCTCAGGTCACCCTCAAGGATGGGGAGCGTTTTTTGGATGATCTCACCTGGCAAGCGCTACAAACTCAAGTCGGGATCCCTGTCGTTCAGGTAGAAGGTGGGCCGGCAGGACTGGTACAAGCGGTACAACAGGTGGTGGGCCAGCCTCAAATCCAGGAGAAAGTCCTCTAA